The following nucleotide sequence is from Syntrophorhabdaceae bacterium.
AGAGAGAGTGTTTCCCGCCGCAGGAAATGATTACCTCATCGCGCTTGAACTCGAGCCCGTTATCGCGCTTGAACTTTTCTATGACAGCATCTTTGAGCTGTTCCATCCCGGCAGCAGGCGTATATTTTGTGAAGCCTCCGTTGATGGCGTCTACGGCAGCCTTTTTGATGTGCTCGGGTGTATCAAAATCAGGTTCTCCTGCCCCGAACCCCGCAATGTCGATACCCTGTGCTTTCAGGGTCTTTTCTTTTGCTGATATGGCTAACGTTGGTGATGGCTTAAGTGATGCCGCTCTTTTTGATAGCATATTAAAACTCCTTTGGTTTAATGATGATCTCCCGTATCTTGATCTTGAAGAAATTGTTTGAAGAGTTTGCCTTTATCAGACACGCCGTTGTGTTTTCAGTATTCTCTTTGCCGGCTCTTTCGTGCAGCATAATCACTCATGGCCACTTTATAATTAATAAAAAAATAATATCCGATAATCAATGATCGAATGTCAATCGAAATATTAAAATACATTTTGAATTTTAAACATTCGAATTTGTTTAGTATTTAGATATTCGGATTTAGAATTTGCCAGGAGCCATGAGCTGTTGTTTGGCCGCTGATAGCTGAAAGCTAATCGCTTATAGCGGAGCGACCGTAACCCTCAATATCTCCCGCGTTGTTTCTGTAACCCTGTATCTGTTGTCGATCCTGTGACCGATGACCCATATGATGTCTTTATCGGAGAGGAGGAGAGGGATAAATCTCCTTTCCTCTTTGGGGATCTTGCTGGAGATGAAGAAATCTTTCAGTTTGACGGGGTTATCCATGCCGAGGGGAAAGAACCGGTCGCCCGTACGAAAAGTTCTGACAGAGATATTCCCGACCTTTTCCCTGTCGAAAAGGGCAATATCGTGATCCTGCAGCTTAATAGCGGATGTACTTTTTTGTGTCCCGATGTTCAGAGAGATATTGAAAGGTTCCAGGATATTTTTACCGGTCGTGACCTGAACCTGATCCGCTGTGGGTATGCGTAATGGTTTTTGCGTAAACACCATGGTTGTATAAACCTTTTTTACCTTCAGGTTATGAGGAAGGATAATGGTCAGGTTCGGTTTCTTTGCTCTCATGATCTTTTCTATCGAAAGGATATGTTTTCGCAATGGAATGAATCGTGGTTCTATGGAAGTGAGCGTATCGGACAAGACCCTGAACCTCGTCTCTTCATCCATATCAGCCAGCGTGTCTATGCTGAAGAGACTTTCTCTGTCGCGGTCCTGTTTCTTCTCCGCGAGAAACGTTTTTGATCGCTTATCGAAGATGCGATTAATCGCAGTCATGTCCTGAAGCAGTGAAAATATCTTTTCTTTCAGGGCAGGGTTCAACTTTTCCATGACCGGGATGACCTCTCTGCGGATGAAATTTCTCTCATAGATGATCTTTTCGTTTGAGGAATCAGCAACAAAGGGCACTGCATTTTGCCGTGCGTATTCTTCGATCTCTGACCTGTATGTAGAGAGGAATGGCCTTATGATGGCTCCCCGCCTGATAGGAATAGAGGATAGTCCCCGGATCCCCGTTCCCTTGATGATCCTCAGGAGAAAGGTTTCTACCTGGTCATCGAGGGTATGCGCAATTGCAATTTTATTGTAATGATATGTTTTCGCGATATCGTTGAAAAAGGCATACCGCAACTCTCTTCCGGCATGCTGCAATGATAGACCGGAGGAGGATGCGAACCCTTTCACATTAACCTTTTTGGTGTAAAGGGGGAGCGAAAAACGGCGGGCGAGATCCTTCACAAAATCTTCATCTCTCTCGGATTCCTCACCACGCAACGCGTGGTTTACATGAGCCAGGCCCAGCTTGAAGGGGATCTGCTGCGCGATCTTCAGCAGCACGAAGAGAAGAACTGTTGAATCTATGCCGCCTGATGCGCCGAGGAGTATATTGTCGCCTTCCTCGATGAGATCTTCCTTTGTTATGGTTTTTTTGACTTTGCCGACGAGGTTCATGCTATGCGGGTTTTACGAATTATCCCGATGATAGTATACCGTATTTCGTATATCGTATATCGAAAAACCCGTAAGTCGTGAAGCGTTAGGCGAGAACAACCGTAATTCGTAATTCGTGAGACGTAATTGGAAAAGCACAAAGTGCGAGGAGCGAAGTGACGTAGCGACCTTAAGATATAATCCATATTTCACCTTTCACAGGGTTCATCCAATTACGAATTACGATTCACGAATTACGAGAGCCTTTCACCGTTCACTATTCACTGCCTTTCGCAATGAGCGTGCTTGCGAGGGACATCCCGACACCGTATTGATCCCTCCCAAGGGATTATGAACAGCTCGAACAGTTTGAGGAGCCGCAAGTTGCACAGGAAGAGCCTGTGCCCGATGAAGATGACTTGAATTTGTAGCCAACAGAAAATCCGAAGGATGACATCTTCCTGACCGGGTTTTTTGAACCGCAGGCAGGACATTCAGGCTCATCGTTTTTGAAGACCAGCATTTCAAAATCCTTGCCGCACTTGTCACAGGTAAATTCGTATATAGGCATTCAGTATCCCCTCCTTGCGCTTTCTTTTTTCTTCTTGATCTCTCCCGTGAGATCGGTTAACAGTTTCTGCAGAGTTCCTCTGTAAGGTTTTTTTATTGTATCGTCTATATCCATGGAGAGTGCGCTTTCAGCAAACATCATAGCCTTCGTAAACATATTCTTAAAGTAAAAATTAAACGCTGATGCATACTGATATAAAAATAATGCTTCCCTGTTTTTGTTGTCAAGTCGTGTAATTCTATGAAACAACTTCCGCGCAAGGTCATAATATTCGCTTTCGAGATAACTGCGGGCTGCGTTGAAGTACAGGAGCAGCTTTCCGTCTGAATACATAACCATGAGAAGTTCCTTAAAACCCTTCTTGCCGTATATCCTGACAAGTGATTTTTCATTTTCGAAGATGAAGCGCGGCAGCAGGTAGTTGCTGCGGTATGCGATGATAAGGTCCTTGAGCTGTTCAACGAGTTCATTGAGGAGTGACCTGGTTTCCTTGAGGCCTTCTCTGAGCCTTATCTCAGCCTTTTTGATCAGAATGCTGATATCGTGGACGATCCTCTTTTCCTTCTCGGTGAGTTCCTGGACGGCGATGTCATAATGCGGTTTATAGTACTCAAGCTGGTAAAGGTTTTCCCTTATCTTCATTGCTTCGTGAAATATATAACCAACAGTTATATCATATAATTTTTCCTTATAACTCGCGTCATCCGAGTTTCGATAAAGCTCATGGCACATCTCCTTGAGGCGGTAAAGACAGCTTTTTCCCCTGTCGTCGACAAAATCCTCAATGCTTGTGAAGCCAAGCTGTCCGGCCTTAAAGAGCCCCCTGCATTCCATGCATTTTTCGTATACACAGATCGATTCTTTTACAAGGTCAATCTGTTTTTTCTCCAGGTTCGTTGGTTTCATTCGTTTCCCCGTTTTCTTTCAGCAGTCTCCTCAGTTCTTCTCCATCGATCGATTCTTTATCGAGCAGCGTCCGGGCGACCTTTTCCAGGGACGCCCTTTTTTCAGTAAGAAGGGTCCTTACCCTGATATAAGACTCTTCGATAATCCTCTTTACTTCCGCATCGATGTCCTTTGCGGTCGCTTCGCTGTAATCCTTCCCTCCCAAGGATGGACTGATATCGAGAAAAAGCGGTCTCCGTTCCTTTTCAAATGTCATATGACCCAGCTTTTCGCTCATCCCGTATTCTTTTACCATTGATTTTGCGATATCCGTTGCCCGTGCGAGGTCGTTCTGAGCCCCTGTCGAGATCTCTTCGAAGACTATCTCCTCTGCCACCCTTCCACCGAGGAGAACGCAGAGGCGGTCAAGGAGCTCCTGCCGGGTCATGAGATACCTGTCTTCCGTGGGAAGCTGCAGGGTATAACCAAGGGCGGCAATACCTCGCGGTATGATCGAGATTTTATGGACAGGGTCTGTTGTTTCGAGGAATTCAGCCATCAGGGCGTGGCCTGTCTCATGGTAGGCAACGATCTCCTTCTCACGCTTGCTCATAACCCTTTTCTTTTTTTCAAGCCCTGCCACTACCCTGTCGATGGCCTCTTCGAATTCCTCCATGCTCACCGAGGT
It contains:
- a CDS encoding aminotransferase class I/II-fold pyridoxal phosphate-dependent enzyme — its product is MLSKRAASLKPSPTLAISAKEKTLKAQGIDIAGFGAGEPDFDTPEHIKKAAVDAINGGFTKYTPAAGMEQLKDAVIEKFKRDNGLEFKRDEVIISCGGKHSL
- the tilS gene encoding tRNA lysidine(34) synthetase TilS produces the protein MNLVGKVKKTITKEDLIEEGDNILLGASGGIDSTVLLFVLLKIAQQIPFKLGLAHVNHALRGEESERDEDFVKDLARRFSLPLYTKKVNVKGFASSSGLSLQHAGRELRYAFFNDIAKTYHYNKIAIAHTLDDQVETFLLRIIKGTGIRGLSSIPIRRGAIIRPFLSTYRSEIEEYARQNAVPFVADSSNEKIIYERNFIRREVIPVMEKLNPALKEKIFSLLQDMTAINRIFDKRSKTFLAEKKQDRDRESLFSIDTLADMDEETRFRVLSDTLTSIEPRFIPLRKHILSIEKIMRAKKPNLTIILPHNLKVKKVYTTMVFTQKPLRIPTADQVQVTTGKNILEPFNISLNIGTQKSTSAIKLQDHDIALFDREKVGNISVRTFRTGDRFFPLGMDNPVKLKDFFISSKIPKEERRFIPLLLSDKDIIWVIGHRIDNRYRVTETTREILRVTVAPL
- a CDS encoding zinc ribbon domain-containing protein gives rise to the protein MPIYEFTCDKCGKDFEMLVFKNDEPECPACGSKNPVRKMSSFGFSVGYKFKSSSSGTGSSCATCGSSNCSSCS